A region of the Nitrospira sp. genome:
GTCTGTGACGGCAAGCGCTTCAAACCGGAGGTCCTGAAGATTCGTTACCGGGGCAAGAACATCTCCGATGTGCTCGGCATGACCGTGGAGGAGGCGCTCTCCTTTTTCACTGGAATGCCCAAGCTCCAGGAACGCTTACACCTTCTCACCTCCATCGGCCTGGGGTATTTGCGCCTAGGCCAATCGGCCACCACACTCTCCGGCGGCGAAGCTCAGCGGTTAAAAATCGCCGCCGAGCTGAAGGACAGCAGCGCGAAAGATGTCCTCTATGTCATGGATGAGCCAACGACGGGCTTGCACTTTGACGACATCAAGAAGCTCCTCACCGTTCTTCACAAACTCGTGAACGCCGGCAACACCCTGGTGGTCGTCGAGCACAACCTCGACGTCATCAAATCCGCCGACTGGATCATCGACCTCGGCCCAGAAGGCGGCGCCGCAGGGGGGCAAATCATTGCGGAGGGAAGACCGGAGCAAGTAGCAAAAGTAGCGGCGTCACATACGGGGCAGTTTCTAGGCAAGATATCTTGAGCCGACGGATATTGACGTAATTCTGTACAGAATATAGACTTAACTAGCTACTAAGACAAAAGGGGGAACTCGATGGGAATTACATCCAAAGATGTCGTTTCACTCAGTCAAGCACGAGCAAAGCTCACCGAGTTGTGCGACGAGGTACGAACGAACGGGAGCGAGAAACTTATTACCAAGAATGGGGGTAGCTGCGCGGCGCTCATCGACGCAGATCGCCTGGACTATTACCACCGGCTAGAGCGGGAGCACATCCATCTCGGACTACTGGAAGAAGCCATCAAAGGTCTCACTGACCTCAAAGCAGGCAAGACCATGAGCCTCGCCCAACTCAAAGCACGTCATGGCCGGTAAACGACCGAGGTTTACCGAAAACTTTTCTGCTAATCTTAGCGCCATTGAAGAGTTCCTTGAACCCCACAGCCGCACAACATTCCGCCATTTCCTCGCTCGACTGTTCGACGATGCCATACCAACTCTGTGTCGGTTTCCACAGTCTGGCCGATCGTTTTTAGCCCGCACAATCAAGTCCACAAAGGCAAGAGTGCTGAGCAAGCGGCTGAGCACGCTTCTCGGCAAACAAGACGACCTGCGTGAGTTTGTGATGGACCAGTATCTCGTGTTGTATCTCGTACGCCGAGACCAGGTGATCTTCCTCGCGGTGAAACATCATCGACAGCTGTCGTTCGACCTCAAAGGATTTTGGCATGAGGAATAGCTACCTGACACTGCGGATATAACACTCTCATGGTCGTGACCCGTCTCAATGTGTCAAGTCGGCTGATTATCGACCTGGGCCTCGAAGGCGGGGCCGGCGGCGGTCAGATCATAGCCGAAGGACGACCGGAACAAGTCGCGAAGATAGCTGGATCACGTACAGGACGGCTTCTCACAAACGCCTTAGC
Encoded here:
- a CDS encoding type II toxin-antitoxin system Phd/YefM family antitoxin is translated as MGITSKDVVSLSQARAKLTELCDEVRTNGSEKLITKNGGSCAALIDADRLDYYHRLEREHIHLGLLEEAIKGLTDLKAGKTMSLAQLKARHGR